The following coding sequences lie in one Bacteroidota bacterium genomic window:
- the rsfS gene encoding ribosome silencing factor, whose product MPLLSTVVAALQDKKGKDIVSLDLRTTHSSLTDYFVICHGTSKTQVDALAGEVIDKALTVAGAKPYNKEGFENSEWILIDFVDVVVHIFLEQTRKFYQLEQLWADAARTEHAYAE is encoded by the coding sequence ATGCCCCTGCTGAGCACCGTTGTAGCCGCATTGCAGGATAAAAAAGGAAAAGACATTGTGAGTCTCGACCTCAGAACCACCCATTCATCGCTTACCGATTATTTTGTGATCTGCCACGGCACTTCCAAGACACAGGTAGATGCACTTGCCGGAGAAGTGATTGATAAGGCGCTGACAGTTGCAGGCGCAAAACCATACAACAAAGAAGGTTTTGAAAATTCGGAATGGATTTTGATTGACTTTGTGGACGTAGTGGTGCACATTTTCCTTGAGCAGACCCGGAAATTTTATCAGCTTGAGCAGCTCTGGGCAGATGCCGCACGCACCGAACATGCCTATGCAGAGTAG
- a CDS encoding biotin--[acetyl-CoA-carboxylase] ligase — MADNMLRLGPTTSTHKLLSEMLQAGEPVCGKVITADFQTGGRGQGNNTWHSAPGQNLLMSFCWCPRHLAASRQFEITMAVSLAIAGLMDAFAIPSVSIKWPNDIWSGNSKLAGVLISNTVSGALITHSIISIGLNVNQLDFPEELPNPVSMRMLSGRIYDRHGLLAELMDYMKKEIGRIEQGDAKLLRINYLNRLRGLGEIRQFRIGGNLVDCKIAGVDEFGRIQLATAPGQLQAYDLSEARMVQ, encoded by the coding sequence ATGGCGGATAACATGCTGCGCCTCGGGCCGACCACTTCCACCCACAAGCTGCTGAGTGAGATGCTTCAGGCGGGCGAACCGGTTTGCGGGAAAGTGATTACGGCTGATTTTCAGACAGGTGGACGTGGTCAGGGAAACAACACCTGGCACAGCGCGCCGGGTCAAAACCTTTTGATGAGCTTTTGCTGGTGTCCGCGCCACCTGGCTGCTTCACGCCAGTTTGAAATTACTATGGCCGTATCGCTCGCCATTGCGGGTTTAATGGATGCATTTGCCATTCCCTCGGTCAGCATCAAGTGGCCCAACGATATCTGGTCGGGCAACAGCAAACTGGCCGGCGTACTGATCAGCAACACGGTTTCGGGTGCGCTCATCACCCATTCCATCATCAGCATCGGGCTCAATGTCAATCAATTGGATTTTCCGGAGGAGCTCCCTAATCCTGTTTCGATGCGGATGCTTTCGGGCAGAATTTACGACCGCCACGGCCTGTTGGCTGAGCTGATGGATTACATGAAAAAGGAAATCGGCCGCATTGAGCAGGGGGATGCGAAGTTGCTGCGCATCAACTATCTGAATCGCCTGCGGGGATTGGGCGAGATCAGGCAGTTCCGTATCGGTGGTAATCTGGTGGATTGTAAGATTGCGGGCGTTGATGAGTTTGGCCGCATTCAGCTTGCGACTGCGCCCGGCCAGCTGCAAGCGTACGACCTTTCGGAAGCCAGGATGGTTCAATAA